One Littorina saxatilis isolate snail1 linkage group LG12, US_GU_Lsax_2.0, whole genome shotgun sequence genomic region harbors:
- the LOC138981918 gene encoding proline-rich protein 2-like, with product MGHIVQPKDGATSPLGHIVKPKDGATSPLGHIVKPKDGATSPLGHIVKPKDGATSPLGHIVKPKDGATSPLGHIPKDGATSPLGHIVKPKDGATSPLGHIVKPKDGATSPLGHIVKPKDGATSPFGHIVKPKDGATSPLGHIVKPKDGATSPLGHIIQIGWGC from the exons ATGG GACACATAGTACAGCCAAAAGATGGGGCTACTTCCCCATTAGGACACATAGTAAAGCCAAAAGATGGGGCTACTTCCCCATTAGGACACATAGTAAAGCCAAAAGATGGGGCTACTTCCCCATTAGGACACATAGTAAAGCCAAAAGATGGGGCTACTTCCCCATTAGGACACATAGTAAAGCCAAAAGATGGGGCTACTTCCCCATTAGGACACATA CCAAAAGATGGGGCTACTTCCCCATTAGGACACATAGTAAAGCCAAAAGATGGGGCTACTTCCCCATTAGGACACATAGTAAAGCCAAAAGATGGGGCTACTTCCCCATTAGGACACATAGTAAAGCCAAAAGATGGGGCTACTTCCCCATTTGGACACATAGTAAAGCCAAAAGATGGGGCTACTTCCCCATTAGGACACATAGTAAAGCCAAAAGATGGGGCTACTTCCCCATTAGGACACATA atccagatcggctggggctgttga